One Mesorhizobium loti genomic window carries:
- a CDS encoding hydantoin utilization protein B, with amino-acid sequence MFDRTNLQVLANHARAAAENMAHTLHRTAHSAFVKETQDFTVMLMDRSGATFAVPMELGATWYPGLSYHRAIAMVDDYRPGDVAFTNDPYSGHVATHAPDTHLWKPVFVDGEIVAWTGGHIHNTDMGGAVPASLSRALTEIHQEGIRFPPMKLVREGVFDEMILRIMSTNVRKPDLNIGDIKALVGALNTGERKIQAMVRKFGKAGFIEGVAALLDHAEAQARDVLRAMPDGTWEFADYADEDSVEANPCRLKLRLTIKGDEAVLDFTGSDPQLGSSLNVPSGGDPRHTMLLVGVYYVLYTLNPKILLNTGLTRPFTCITPQGSVLNPVHPAAVGMRSLTCARLRSVIFGAFSQAVPERLPAAPAGNNCIVNVMTTDERTSRTVITAVNPVVGGGGAMPHRDGTNGSGADAAYLKNTPIEITETETPVEFLKYGLARDSGGAGRWRGGLATEMAFRVFAPDSRITARNRDRSFFRPWGVLGGKAAGLSDMIVNPGSEHERRLGNIDTAVLQPGDVLEIRSAGGGGRGDPYEREPWQVAQDVRRGYVSPIAAERDYGVVIREGEVDEQATERRRAHHEPAAGHFHFGPERDGYEAQWTPAAYDRLTAILGDLPIHWRFFTKTEIFRRMKGLSGPEGVQAAFDAVCERFPELPRPHPVREAAE; translated from the coding sequence ATGTTTGATCGCACAAACCTGCAGGTTCTGGCCAACCATGCCCGCGCGGCCGCCGAGAACATGGCCCACACGCTGCATCGCACCGCGCACTCCGCCTTTGTCAAGGAGACGCAGGATTTTACGGTGATGCTGATGGATCGTTCGGGAGCGACCTTCGCCGTGCCGATGGAACTTGGCGCCACCTGGTATCCTGGGCTTTCCTATCACCGCGCGATCGCGATGGTCGACGACTACCGGCCGGGCGACGTTGCCTTCACCAACGATCCCTATTCCGGCCACGTCGCCACGCACGCACCCGACACGCATCTGTGGAAGCCGGTCTTCGTCGATGGCGAGATCGTCGCCTGGACCGGAGGGCACATCCACAACACCGATATGGGCGGGGCGGTGCCGGCCTCGCTCAGCCGGGCGCTGACCGAAATCCATCAGGAAGGCATCCGCTTTCCGCCGATGAAGCTGGTGCGGGAAGGGGTCTTCGACGAGATGATCCTGCGGATCATGAGCACCAATGTGCGCAAGCCCGACCTCAACATCGGCGACATCAAGGCGCTGGTCGGCGCGCTCAACACCGGCGAGCGCAAGATCCAGGCGATGGTGCGGAAGTTCGGCAAGGCCGGCTTCATCGAGGGCGTTGCAGCACTTCTCGACCATGCCGAGGCGCAGGCGCGCGACGTGCTGCGCGCCATGCCCGACGGCACCTGGGAATTCGCCGACTATGCCGACGAGGATTCGGTCGAGGCCAATCCGTGCCGGCTGAAGCTGAGGCTGACGATCAAGGGTGATGAGGCGGTGCTCGACTTCACCGGCTCAGATCCGCAGCTCGGGTCCTCGCTCAATGTGCCTTCGGGCGGCGATCCGCGTCACACCATGCTTTTGGTGGGCGTCTACTACGTGCTCTATACGCTGAACCCGAAGATCCTGCTCAACACGGGCCTGACCCGGCCGTTCACCTGCATCACGCCGCAAGGCTCGGTGCTGAACCCGGTGCATCCCGCCGCCGTGGGCATGCGCTCGCTCACCTGCGCCCGGCTGCGATCGGTGATTTTCGGCGCCTTCTCGCAAGCCGTGCCGGAGCGCCTGCCAGCAGCACCCGCCGGCAACAACTGCATCGTCAACGTTATGACTACGGACGAGCGCACCAGCCGGACCGTCATCACGGCGGTGAACCCCGTGGTGGGCGGCGGCGGGGCGATGCCGCATCGCGATGGGACCAACGGATCGGGCGCGGATGCCGCCTATCTGAAGAACACGCCGATCGAGATCACCGAGACCGAGACGCCGGTCGAATTCCTGAAATATGGGCTCGCCAGGGACAGTGGCGGGGCGGGGCGTTGGCGCGGCGGGCTGGCGACCGAGATGGCCTTCCGCGTCTTTGCTCCCGACTCCAGGATCACGGCGCGCAACCGTGACCGCAGCTTCTTCCGTCCCTGGGGTGTGCTGGGCGGCAAGGCCGCCGGCCTGTCCGACATGATCGTCAATCCGGGGAGCGAGCATGAGCGGCGGCTGGGCAATATCGACACCGCGGTGCTGCAGCCCGGCGATGTGCTCGAGATCCGCTCTGCCGGAGGCGGCGGGCGCGGCGATCCGTATGAACGCGAGCCTTGGCAGGTCGCGCAGGATGTGCGGCGCGGCTACGTTTCGCCGATAGCGGCCGAACGTGACTATGGTGTCGTCATTCGCGAAGGCGAGGTCGATGAGCAGGCGACGGAAAGGCGGCGCGCGCATCACGAGCCGGCCGCCGGCCATTTCCATTTCGGTCCGGAGCGCGACGGCTACGAAGCGCAGTGGACGCCGGCGGCCTATGACCGGCTCACCGCCATACTAGGGGATTTGCCGATCCACTGGCGCTTCTTCACCAAGACGGAGATCTTCCGCCGCATGAAGGGACTTTCGGGGCCGGAGGGCGTCCAGGCGGCTTTCGATGCGGTCTGCGAACGGTTCCCCGAACTGCCGCGTCCTCACCCTGTACGCGAGGCCGCGGAATGA
- a CDS encoding 5-oxoprolinase — MDGAIAADEARNEADWKVGVDIGGTFIDFCALEANSGRVASLKVLTTPEDPGAELMTGLTLLAEREGFDPARMTRFVHGTTVGINTIIQRKGAPLALFTNAGFEDVIELARLRMPDMYSLFCARPDPLISRDMVFGIPARMRADGSESQAPDMAAVESAVAVAKANGAHGIIVCFLHSWRNAVQEASVKAAIVRLAPDLFVFSSAEVWPVIREYERSSTAILNGYVHPRVSGYLTALEERLKGRGVPARPMLTKSNGGLMNAAEGKRACVNMLLSGTASGVIGASWLARQAGEDKILTLDIGGTSADFALIIDGEPQFGTGELIGEFPLHIPSVSVSSIGVGGGSIATVDAQGVLRVGPESAGSTPGPACYGRGGEQATVTDAMVVCGWLGHSEMAYGQLRIDTGLAHRAIGELAARLGRPVEQTAQAILDIAVSEMFVEVEKLASRAGVDLRDFTLMPFGGGGPMLGAFLARELGMKRVMAPRRPGVVSALGGLVADLRGDFIRTIFSPLSAVALGGIREAFETLAQEGRDWLAAQGHDAAAELNLSCDMRYVGQSYEIEVVLLPEWLMEGNAGAIAQAFHITHQQLYDFHDPDGEIELVNVRLSAIGAGPKLSLPETEEVEIAAIPARRLPVYTGASVETVDLHDRQTLVSGSMFHGPAVVVQEDTTFAIPAGAQARVDRHLNLLLTFAE, encoded by the coding sequence ATGGATGGTGCCATCGCGGCGGACGAGGCGCGGAACGAAGCCGACTGGAAGGTCGGCGTCGATATCGGCGGCACATTTATCGACTTTTGCGCGCTCGAAGCCAATTCCGGTCGCGTCGCCTCGCTGAAAGTGCTGACGACGCCGGAAGATCCGGGTGCCGAGCTGATGACGGGCCTCACCCTTCTCGCCGAGCGCGAAGGCTTTGATCCTGCCCGCATGACGCGTTTCGTGCATGGCACGACTGTCGGCATCAACACCATCATCCAGCGCAAGGGCGCGCCGCTGGCGCTGTTCACCAATGCCGGCTTCGAGGACGTCATCGAACTCGCGCGGCTGCGCATGCCGGACATGTATTCGCTGTTCTGCGCGCGGCCTGATCCGCTGATCTCACGCGACATGGTGTTCGGCATCCCGGCCCGCATGCGCGCCGACGGCAGCGAATCCCAGGCGCCTGATATGGCGGCCGTGGAAAGCGCGGTCGCGGTGGCGAAAGCGAACGGGGCGCATGGCATCATCGTCTGCTTCCTCCATTCCTGGCGCAACGCCGTGCAGGAAGCCTCGGTCAAGGCGGCGATCGTCCGTCTTGCGCCCGATCTGTTCGTCTTCTCTTCCGCGGAAGTCTGGCCAGTCATCCGCGAATATGAGCGCAGCTCGACCGCCATCCTCAACGGCTATGTCCATCCGCGCGTCTCCGGCTATTTGACGGCACTGGAAGAGCGGCTGAAGGGCCGCGGCGTGCCGGCACGTCCGATGCTGACCAAGTCGAATGGCGGGTTGATGAACGCCGCCGAGGGCAAGCGCGCCTGCGTCAACATGCTCTTGTCGGGAACGGCCTCGGGTGTCATCGGCGCCTCGTGGCTGGCGCGCCAAGCCGGAGAGGACAAGATCCTTACCCTCGACATTGGCGGGACTTCGGCCGACTTCGCGCTTATCATCGATGGCGAGCCGCAGTTTGGCACCGGCGAGCTTATCGGCGAATTCCCGCTGCATATCCCCTCCGTGTCGGTCAGTTCGATCGGTGTCGGTGGCGGCTCGATCGCCACTGTCGACGCGCAAGGGGTGCTGCGGGTCGGGCCGGAATCGGCCGGTTCGACACCGGGGCCGGCCTGCTATGGCCGTGGCGGTGAGCAGGCGACGGTGACGGACGCCATGGTCGTGTGTGGATGGCTCGGTCACAGCGAGATGGCCTACGGCCAGCTCAGGATCGACACCGGACTGGCACATCGCGCCATCGGCGAGCTTGCCGCCCGGCTCGGCCGCCCGGTCGAGCAGACGGCGCAGGCGATCCTCGATATCGCGGTGTCGGAGATGTTCGTCGAGGTCGAGAAACTCGCCTCGCGCGCCGGGGTGGACTTGCGCGATTTCACGCTGATGCCCTTTGGCGGCGGCGGTCCGATGCTCGGCGCCTTCCTTGCCCGCGAGCTTGGCATGAAGCGTGTCATGGCGCCACGCCGTCCCGGCGTGGTGTCGGCGCTCGGCGGGCTGGTGGCGGATCTGCGCGGCGACTTCATCCGCACCATCTTCAGCCCGCTGTCGGCCGTGGCGCTTGGCGGGATTCGCGAGGCCTTCGAGACGCTTGCACAGGAGGGCCGCGACTGGCTCGCGGCGCAGGGGCACGATGCGGCAGCGGAACTCAACCTGTCCTGCGATATGCGCTATGTCGGGCAGAGTTACGAGATCGAGGTTGTCCTTCTGCCGGAATGGCTGATGGAGGGCAATGCAGGCGCCATCGCGCAGGCCTTCCACATCACCCATCAGCAGCTCTACGATTTCCACGATCCGGACGGCGAGATCGAGCTTGTGAACGTCCGGCTGTCCGCCATAGGCGCCGGGCCGAAACTCTCCCTCCCGGAGACCGAAGAAGTGGAAATTGCGGCCATCCCGGCGCGCCGGCTCCCGGTCTACACGGGCGCGAGCGTCGAAACCGTCGACCTGCACGACCGGCAGACCCTCGTCTCGGGCAGCATGTTCCACGGGCCTGCCGTGGTCGTTCAGGAAGACACCACCTTCGCCATTCCAGCCGGAGCGCAGGCACGGGTCGACCGCCATCTCAACCTTCTGCTGACCTTCGCGGAGTGA
- a CDS encoding transcriptional regulator, whose protein sequence is MRARQLEVFIAVMRAGTVTAAARMLNISQPALSQILLHTEDELGFTLFERVKGRLRPTPEALEIFADAERLSAGLEGLRRKTTDLRLGRTGLVRVAASPPPAMAILPRAFTSFRAQHPDILLRSHMAPIAAIVDMLRAGDASLGVALDDRLPPDIEAEVIGSVGFACLLPAGHVLAGKTELTLADLAGEDLISYRGNTRPADELAHAARAQGVALSPSLEIDVSISAVGFVQAGLGVALVDALLPWHQFAGLAVRPLANAPEFPIALLTSRTRALSRADEMMRDQIRAACSVVLGGDKTRA, encoded by the coding sequence ATGCGGGCCCGGCAGCTCGAAGTGTTCATCGCCGTCATGCGCGCGGGCACCGTGACCGCCGCGGCGCGGATGCTGAACATTTCCCAGCCCGCGCTCAGCCAGATCCTGCTCCACACCGAGGACGAACTCGGCTTCACGCTGTTCGAGCGGGTGAAGGGCCGGCTGCGGCCGACCCCGGAGGCGCTCGAAATCTTCGCCGATGCCGAGCGGCTGTCGGCGGGGCTGGAGGGCTTGCGCCGCAAGACCACCGACCTGCGTTTGGGCCGGACGGGGCTGGTGCGGGTCGCGGCCTCACCGCCGCCGGCCATGGCGATCTTGCCGCGCGCGTTCACCAGCTTTCGGGCGCAGCATCCCGACATCTTGCTGCGCTCCCATATGGCGCCGATCGCCGCCATCGTCGACATGCTGCGCGCTGGCGATGCCAGTCTTGGCGTGGCCTTGGACGACCGCCTGCCTCCCGATATCGAGGCTGAAGTGATCGGCAGCGTCGGTTTCGCCTGCCTGCTGCCCGCCGGGCATGTATTGGCCGGGAAAACCGAGCTGACGCTCGCCGATCTCGCCGGCGAGGACTTGATATCCTATCGCGGCAACACACGTCCCGCTGACGAACTGGCCCACGCGGCCCGTGCGCAGGGCGTGGCGCTTTCGCCGTCGCTCGAGATCGATGTCTCCATCTCGGCCGTCGGCTTCGTCCAGGCCGGCCTGGGTGTCGCGCTTGTCGACGCGCTGCTGCCCTGGCATCAGTTTGCCGGGCTTGCCGTCCGGCCGCTGGCGAATGCGCCGGAATTTCCGATCGCGCTGCTCACCTCGCGCACACGGGCACTTTCGCGGGCCGATGAGATGATGCGCGACCAGATCCGCGCGGCCTGTTCCGTCGTGCTGGGCGGTGACAAGACAAGGGCATAA
- a CDS encoding sarcosine oxidase subunit beta, giving the protein MDVIVLGGGLMGTACAYFLARRGARVTLIERNRIGIGATVASFGNIRRTGRHLSQLPLAHRSLRLWGEAEKMLGRDVEFRATGHIRLIFDEGSLADMRAHAQAARPWGLELEELGPREVRSRFPGLGPDAVAASFSPHDGSGNPRLIAPAFADAARKLGAEIIEDAEVDTIKHSGSGFLVTTSKGAFAAECLLNTAGAWGARIAARFGEEVPLDARGPQMGVTEPLPHRILPVVGIWTRDKHHGAYLRQVERGNIVFGGAAERVPVDLDPGHAVADPMRLPLQLRAVTRLLPAIAQVAVIRTWSGCEGYVRDMLPVMGGSATTPGLFHAFGFCGHGFQLGPGVGDAMAELIMTGRCETPLDDFRIDRFARAGFAMSAFAKDGSVRASGCAGLGKASGWSAKI; this is encoded by the coding sequence ATGGATGTGATCGTGCTGGGCGGCGGACTGATGGGGACGGCTTGCGCCTATTTCCTCGCCAGGCGCGGCGCACGCGTGACGCTGATCGAGCGCAACCGGATCGGCATCGGCGCGACCGTCGCCTCCTTCGGCAACATCCGGCGCACGGGACGCCATCTGTCCCAGCTTCCGCTGGCCCATCGGTCGCTGCGGCTGTGGGGCGAAGCCGAAAAGATGCTTGGCCGCGACGTGGAATTCCGCGCCACTGGTCATATCAGGCTGATCTTCGATGAAGGAAGCCTTGCCGACATGCGGGCCCATGCCCAAGCCGCACGGCCCTGGGGGCTCGAGCTGGAAGAACTTGGCCCGCGTGAGGTCCGTTCCCGTTTTCCCGGCCTCGGCCCTGACGCGGTCGCCGCATCGTTCTCTCCGCATGACGGCAGCGGCAATCCGCGGCTGATCGCACCCGCCTTTGCCGACGCGGCCCGCAAGCTCGGCGCGGAAATCATCGAGGACGCTGAAGTCGACACGATCAAGCACTCGGGTTCCGGTTTCCTTGTCACCACTTCGAAAGGCGCATTCGCCGCCGAGTGCCTGCTCAACACCGCCGGTGCCTGGGGCGCACGCATCGCCGCGCGGTTCGGGGAAGAGGTCCCGCTCGACGCCCGGGGTCCGCAGATGGGGGTGACGGAGCCGCTGCCGCATCGGATCCTGCCTGTGGTCGGCATCTGGACGCGCGACAAGCACCATGGCGCCTATCTGCGCCAGGTCGAGCGGGGCAACATCGTCTTCGGCGGCGCGGCCGAAAGGGTGCCGGTGGACCTCGATCCGGGCCATGCGGTCGCCGACCCGATGCGCCTCCCGTTGCAACTGCGCGCGGTCACACGGCTGCTGCCGGCAATCGCGCAGGTCGCGGTCATCCGCACCTGGTCCGGCTGCGAGGGCTATGTGCGGGACATGCTGCCGGTCATGGGAGGCTCGGCGACGACGCCAGGCTTGTTCCACGCCTTCGGTTTCTGCGGGCACGGCTTCCAGCTCGGTCCGGGCGTGGGCGACGCCATGGCCGAACTCATCATGACCGGCCGTTGCGAAACGCCACTTGACGATTTCAGGATTGATCGCTTCGCCCGCGCAGGTTTCGCGATGAGTGCTTTCGCGAAGGACGGTTCAGTTCGAGCCTCCGGCTGCGCCGGGCTTGGCAAAGCGTCTGGTTGGTCAGCGAAAATCTGA
- a CDS encoding alpha/beta fold family hydrolase: MSTAREKVDRQRRRLLGAVALAAAGQFGMPVVFGAQATGQLDASFGPLKQVDAGVLKIEYAEAGPSDGPPVVLLHGWPYDIHSFVDVAPMLASAGHRVLVPYLRGYGGTLFRSAGTFRNGEPAALAVDLTAFMDSLKIKTAVLAGFDWGARTADIVAALWPERVKALVSVSGYLIGSQEAGKMPLPPQAEFEWWYQFYLATERGRLGYEKNRRDFNELIWHLASPKWAFDDATYARSAAAFDNPDHVDIVVHNYRWRLGLAEGEAEYAEMEKQLATAPTIGVPTITMESDANGAPHPAPSSYAKMFTGKYEHRQIEGGVGHNLPQEAPKAFVQAVLDVAGS, encoded by the coding sequence ATGAGCACAGCTCGCGAAAAGGTCGACCGTCAGCGCCGCCGGCTGCTCGGCGCGGTCGCTCTTGCGGCTGCCGGCCAGTTCGGCATGCCGGTCGTGTTCGGCGCGCAGGCAACCGGACAACTGGACGCGTCCTTCGGCCCGCTGAAGCAGGTCGATGCCGGCGTGCTCAAAATCGAGTATGCCGAGGCCGGTCCGTCCGACGGCCCGCCGGTCGTGCTCTTGCATGGCTGGCCGTACGACATTCACAGCTTCGTCGACGTTGCACCGATGCTTGCATCGGCGGGGCATCGCGTGCTGGTACCCTATCTGCGCGGCTATGGGGGAACGCTCTTTCGTTCCGCCGGGACATTTCGCAACGGCGAGCCCGCGGCGCTCGCCGTCGATCTCACCGCCTTCATGGATAGTCTCAAGATCAAAACCGCGGTCCTGGCGGGCTTCGACTGGGGCGCCCGGACAGCCGACATTGTCGCCGCGCTCTGGCCCGAGCGCGTCAAGGCGCTGGTTTCCGTCAGCGGCTACCTGATCGGTAGCCAGGAGGCCGGCAAGATGCCCCTGCCGCCGCAAGCCGAGTTCGAGTGGTGGTACCAGTTCTACCTCGCAACGGAACGCGGCCGTCTTGGCTACGAGAAAAACCGGCGCGATTTCAACGAGCTGATCTGGCATCTCGCTTCGCCGAAATGGGCATTCGATGACGCCACCTACGCGCGTAGCGCGGCGGCCTTCGACAACCCTGATCACGTCGACATCGTGGTCCACAACTACCGCTGGCGGCTCGGCCTGGCCGAAGGCGAGGCCGAGTACGCCGAAATGGAGAAACAACTGGCCACCGCCCCGACCATCGGTGTCCCGACCATCACGATGGAGAGCGACGCCAACGGCGCGCCGCATCCAGCGCCGAGTTCATACGCCAAGATGTTCACTGGCAAGTATGAGCATCGGCAGATCGAGGGAGGTGTCGGGCACAACCTCCCTCAGGAGGCGCCGAAGGCCTTTGTCCAGGCCGTTCTTGACGTCGCCGGTTCGTGA